A single window of Dermochelys coriacea isolate rDerCor1 chromosome 14, rDerCor1.pri.v4, whole genome shotgun sequence DNA harbors:
- the PIK3R6 gene encoding phosphoinositide 3-kinase regulatory subunit 6 isoform X1, whose protein sequence is MENTEVESDILRSVHALLRELDGHHHAFQGERGMLRWTLHKKIDRNPPNSTILIKILVKELERAEKGDYRHYIIPLLHTLMYTLIKAPCISDDLYERVYDFCKKLLTLPKPYCTIGLDYAFRLKTERVAPGVLYQRMIISEQSLKSDPYPYQERVFIFADPDVLSKAVCNSLVTEVKAAQMHQNPRSCMCHVITHAVQAALGEDCDVESFQRILQNTPSDELEHCFRQVVAAVECTGSEMNADRGRHAERLERIYSMVLNSSAGGGSSPGGLHGTPLPNPNISFHLWTDEDQLWKELVLFVRLLSQTCEQDCLSQELDNFQIQDIVSDCDYCEQTRFSVLSTDSGIERDLPAASEELLPPGGTDVEHARLQRKGGIKKKACLLESMALLQNSCNGAGAKQSGKLHRKSDSNLVPMPHFHRRYTARIVVLGDDRVLGRLAQAYYSLRKRETRRVFLTPRLNLQFYYVPVVERQPDTWHTQDHTMPSQMELCELAVYLGKADPWYESNINALCHMIPKLATMPSSLSTHPRSDPFIIDVIAYYVRLGIQPVYFQVYAVKILFSSAAQEPAEDVFLTELSAKVQDCKAPKDHTPTKKKTTLEVPGADLSVTYSKVLLSDRKKEVGVLLRSTGLVMKAIPSSETEDLVCLDVNIAEVVKTSNLSGRSFSSATNKIRTRNIKIQCMEQRTFNLCLDKDFRRTYTNVVSVEVSPCLEPSYCLQKTRTMKFSLHEPEGVGLAQYMPKSLLLPINTFAGIIQ, encoded by the exons GGATGCTGCGCTGGACCTTGCATAAGAAAATTGATCGGAATCCCCCCAACAGCACCATCTTGATTAAAATCCTGGTGAAAGAGCTGGAAAGG GCAGAAAAAGGAGATTATAGACATTACATCATCCCCCTGCTTCATACATTAATGTACACGCTAATAAAG GCTCCCTGCATTTCAGACGATCTCTATGAAAGAGTGTATGACTTCTGTAAAAAGCTACTAACCCTGCCGAAACCTTACTGTACCATTGGCTTGGACTACGCGTTCCGGTTAAAAACAGAAAGAGTGGCACCAG GGGTATTATACCAACGAATGATTATTTCTGAACAAAGTCTGAAGAGCGACCCATATCCTTATCAGGAAAG AGTTTTCATATTTGCAGATCCAGATGTGCTCTCCAAGGCTGTATGCAATTCACtagtcactgaagtcaaagctGCTCAGATGCATCAGAATCCCAGATCATGCATGTGCCATGTGATAACACATGCTGTGCAGGCGGCTCTGGGTGAGGACTGTGATGTTGAAAGTTTTCAGAGGATCCTTCAG AATACGCCCTCAGATGAACTAGAGCACTGTTTCCGGCAAGTGGTGGCAGCCGTCGAGTGTACAGGAAGTGAGATGAATGCAGACCGTGGCCGGCACGCTGAGAGGCTGGAGAGGATCTACAGCATGGTGTTGAACTCCTCTGCAGGAG GAGGCAGTTCACCAGGAGGGCTCCATGGCACCCCACTGCCCAACCCAAATATCAGCTTCCATTTGTGGACTGACGAAGACCAACTTT GGAAGGAACTGGTGCTGTTTGTCCGCCTGCTGTCGCAGACTTGCGAGCAGGACTGCCTGAGCCAAGAACTGGACAACTTTCAGATCCAGGACATCGTGTCTGACTGTGACTACTGCGAGCAGACCCGCTTCTCCGTGCTCTCCACCGACAGCGGCATTGAACGGGACCTGCCTGCGGCAAGCGAGGAGCTGCTGCCGCCCGGTGGCACTGATGTGGAGCATGCCAGGCTCCAGAGGAAGGGCGGCATTAAGAAAAAGGCATGCCTTTTGGAGAGCATGGCcttgctgcagaacagctgcaatGGTGCAGGGGCAAAGCAATCTGGGAAGCTGCACAGGAAGTCTGACAGCAACTTGGTGCCCATGCCTCACTTCCACAGACGGTACACTGCCCGGATTGTGGTTCTGGGGGATGACAGGGTCTTGGGGCGACTGGCCCAAGCCTATTACTCACTGAG gAAACGAGAGACCAGACGTGTTTTCCTGACGCCGAGGCTGAACCTGCAGTTCTATTACGTCCCTGTTGTGGAGaggcagccagacacctggcacACTCAG GATCATACTATGCCTAGCCAGATGGAGCTCTGCGAGCTGGCTGTGTATCTGGGCAAAGCTGACCCTTGGTATGAGAGCAATATCAACGCACTGTGTCACATGATCCCCAAGCTGGCCACCATG CCTTCCTCCCTGAGCACACACCCCAGGTCTGACCCATTCATTATTGATGTGATCGCTTACTACGTGCGCCTGGGCATCCAGCCAGTCTATTTCCAGGTCTATGCTGTTAAG ATTCTCTTCAGCAGTGCGGCTCAGGAGCCAGCAGAGGATGTGTTCCTCACCGAGCTGAGTGCCAAGGTGCAAGATTGCAAAGCCCCCAAAG ACCATACGCcaacaaagaagaaaacaacGCTGGAAGTCCCTGGGGCAGATCTCTCAGTAACATATAGCAAG GTTTTGCTGAGTGATCGGAAGAAGGAGGTAGGTGTCCTGCTGCGATCTACCGGCCTGGTGATGAAAGCCATTCCCTCCAGTGAAACAGAAG ATCTGGTGTGCTTGGATGTAAATATTGCTGAAGTAGTCAAAACCTCCAACCTGTCAGGAAGATCGTTTTCT TCAGCAACAAACAAGATCAGAACACGCAATATCAAAATCCAGTGCATGGAACAAAGGACCTTCAACCTGTGCCTGGACAAGGACTTCAGAAGGACCTACACGAACGTGGTCAG TGTGGAAGTTTCTCCTTGCCTGGAACCCAGCTATTGCTTGCAAAAGACCAGGACAATGAAATTCAGCCTGCATGAGCCGGAGGGTGTGGGACTGGCCCAATACATGCCCAAATCTTTGCTGTTGCCCATCAACACCTTTGCAGGCATCATCCAGTGA
- the PIK3R6 gene encoding phosphoinositide 3-kinase regulatory subunit 6 isoform X2: MENTGMLRWTLHKKIDRNPPNSTILIKILVKELERAEKGDYRHYIIPLLHTLMYTLIKAPCISDDLYERVYDFCKKLLTLPKPYCTIGLDYAFRLKTERVAPGVLYQRMIISEQSLKSDPYPYQERVFIFADPDVLSKAVCNSLVTEVKAAQMHQNPRSCMCHVITHAVQAALGEDCDVESFQRILQNTPSDELEHCFRQVVAAVECTGSEMNADRGRHAERLERIYSMVLNSSAGGGSSPGGLHGTPLPNPNISFHLWTDEDQLWKELVLFVRLLSQTCEQDCLSQELDNFQIQDIVSDCDYCEQTRFSVLSTDSGIERDLPAASEELLPPGGTDVEHARLQRKGGIKKKACLLESMALLQNSCNGAGAKQSGKLHRKSDSNLVPMPHFHRRYTARIVVLGDDRVLGRLAQAYYSLRKRETRRVFLTPRLNLQFYYVPVVERQPDTWHTQDHTMPSQMELCELAVYLGKADPWYESNINALCHMIPKLATMPSSLSTHPRSDPFIIDVIAYYVRLGIQPVYFQVYAVKILFSSAAQEPAEDVFLTELSAKVQDCKAPKDHTPTKKKTTLEVPGADLSVTYSKVLLSDRKKEVGVLLRSTGLVMKAIPSSETEDLVCLDVNIAEVVKTSNLSGRSFSSATNKIRTRNIKIQCMEQRTFNLCLDKDFRRTYTNVVSVEVSPCLEPSYCLQKTRTMKFSLHEPEGVGLAQYMPKSLLLPINTFAGIIQ; the protein is encoded by the exons GGATGCTGCGCTGGACCTTGCATAAGAAAATTGATCGGAATCCCCCCAACAGCACCATCTTGATTAAAATCCTGGTGAAAGAGCTGGAAAGG GCAGAAAAAGGAGATTATAGACATTACATCATCCCCCTGCTTCATACATTAATGTACACGCTAATAAAG GCTCCCTGCATTTCAGACGATCTCTATGAAAGAGTGTATGACTTCTGTAAAAAGCTACTAACCCTGCCGAAACCTTACTGTACCATTGGCTTGGACTACGCGTTCCGGTTAAAAACAGAAAGAGTGGCACCAG GGGTATTATACCAACGAATGATTATTTCTGAACAAAGTCTGAAGAGCGACCCATATCCTTATCAGGAAAG AGTTTTCATATTTGCAGATCCAGATGTGCTCTCCAAGGCTGTATGCAATTCACtagtcactgaagtcaaagctGCTCAGATGCATCAGAATCCCAGATCATGCATGTGCCATGTGATAACACATGCTGTGCAGGCGGCTCTGGGTGAGGACTGTGATGTTGAAAGTTTTCAGAGGATCCTTCAG AATACGCCCTCAGATGAACTAGAGCACTGTTTCCGGCAAGTGGTGGCAGCCGTCGAGTGTACAGGAAGTGAGATGAATGCAGACCGTGGCCGGCACGCTGAGAGGCTGGAGAGGATCTACAGCATGGTGTTGAACTCCTCTGCAGGAG GAGGCAGTTCACCAGGAGGGCTCCATGGCACCCCACTGCCCAACCCAAATATCAGCTTCCATTTGTGGACTGACGAAGACCAACTTT GGAAGGAACTGGTGCTGTTTGTCCGCCTGCTGTCGCAGACTTGCGAGCAGGACTGCCTGAGCCAAGAACTGGACAACTTTCAGATCCAGGACATCGTGTCTGACTGTGACTACTGCGAGCAGACCCGCTTCTCCGTGCTCTCCACCGACAGCGGCATTGAACGGGACCTGCCTGCGGCAAGCGAGGAGCTGCTGCCGCCCGGTGGCACTGATGTGGAGCATGCCAGGCTCCAGAGGAAGGGCGGCATTAAGAAAAAGGCATGCCTTTTGGAGAGCATGGCcttgctgcagaacagctgcaatGGTGCAGGGGCAAAGCAATCTGGGAAGCTGCACAGGAAGTCTGACAGCAACTTGGTGCCCATGCCTCACTTCCACAGACGGTACACTGCCCGGATTGTGGTTCTGGGGGATGACAGGGTCTTGGGGCGACTGGCCCAAGCCTATTACTCACTGAG gAAACGAGAGACCAGACGTGTTTTCCTGACGCCGAGGCTGAACCTGCAGTTCTATTACGTCCCTGTTGTGGAGaggcagccagacacctggcacACTCAG GATCATACTATGCCTAGCCAGATGGAGCTCTGCGAGCTGGCTGTGTATCTGGGCAAAGCTGACCCTTGGTATGAGAGCAATATCAACGCACTGTGTCACATGATCCCCAAGCTGGCCACCATG CCTTCCTCCCTGAGCACACACCCCAGGTCTGACCCATTCATTATTGATGTGATCGCTTACTACGTGCGCCTGGGCATCCAGCCAGTCTATTTCCAGGTCTATGCTGTTAAG ATTCTCTTCAGCAGTGCGGCTCAGGAGCCAGCAGAGGATGTGTTCCTCACCGAGCTGAGTGCCAAGGTGCAAGATTGCAAAGCCCCCAAAG ACCATACGCcaacaaagaagaaaacaacGCTGGAAGTCCCTGGGGCAGATCTCTCAGTAACATATAGCAAG GTTTTGCTGAGTGATCGGAAGAAGGAGGTAGGTGTCCTGCTGCGATCTACCGGCCTGGTGATGAAAGCCATTCCCTCCAGTGAAACAGAAG ATCTGGTGTGCTTGGATGTAAATATTGCTGAAGTAGTCAAAACCTCCAACCTGTCAGGAAGATCGTTTTCT TCAGCAACAAACAAGATCAGAACACGCAATATCAAAATCCAGTGCATGGAACAAAGGACCTTCAACCTGTGCCTGGACAAGGACTTCAGAAGGACCTACACGAACGTGGTCAG TGTGGAAGTTTCTCCTTGCCTGGAACCCAGCTATTGCTTGCAAAAGACCAGGACAATGAAATTCAGCCTGCATGAGCCGGAGGGTGTGGGACTGGCCCAATACATGCCCAAATCTTTGCTGTTGCCCATCAACACCTTTGCAGGCATCATCCAGTGA